CAAGGAGGTGTTGCTTATCGATGCAAGCAACACTATTTCGGGGCCTCGCCGGATCGCCACCTCTGCATGAAGGCTTGTCACCCGGTTTAAACGACTGGTTGGCGTGCAGGGAACGATCAGGCGGTATTCACGTATGGGGTGGCATCCAACCGATTTCAGGAGGCTCCATGTCCCAGCCAACGAAAACGCCCCGACAGATCAAATTCAAGGTGCCGCCCTTGCTCGGTTCTGTCCTCACGCGCTTATTCACTGCTGCCACGGTCAAGGCAGGCGCAGTCATTCCACCAGCATCTGCCCTCAACCTGACCCGTCGCACGCTGCTGTACTTCAAATCTGTTGGCTGCGTCGGCTGTGATGAGCTGGACATGTTCATCGGACGATTGGCTTCTACCTCAGGGTTGGACTTACGGGTCATTGACGCACGGCGCAGCGAGATGCCTGAGCACGCTTATGGTGATCAACTCTTGCTGGACAAGGATGGAAGCATTGGGCGAGCCTACGGCGTTCGCATGTTTCCCACGCTCGTTCTGACTACCCCGGCTGGCGAGATTGAAAAAGTGATGGCAGGAGCCAGTTCGAGAGAGGAAGAAATTCGAGCAGGACTGGGATTGAATTGACCTGATAAGTAAACGGAGGCATTAGAGCTTCACCGAAATGCCTGACGTCAGGTTGGGGTATACCCCAACCTGACGTCAGATTAGACGCATCTCAACGCGATAAACACGGCAAAAATCAGTGGTCCATTGGCAGCATTCCAAAGGTCTAAGAGCCTAACCTGACACCTTTTGGGCGCGGTGTTGCTGGAGAACGGCCTCGCGCATCTGTGCGGTGGTCATCAAGCCATCCACATAGCGTTCAAACAGCGCCCGGGTAGCGGCATCGAGGGGCAGGCCCTCCATGGCGCTGCTGTGGGCCACCGCCCGGACGATCCTCCGGCGCTGCTCGCGGGCCTCGGCCTCCTGCACCGCGTGGGGACTTCTGCGGGGGTCATGAACACCACTCATCGGACTTCCTCCAAAATTTACGGCGGTCAGCTAAGGGCGCTGCCGCTCACCCAGCTGAAATTCTCGGTCACCGTTCGTAACCGTAGGACCGTTCGCGCTGCTGCTGGCGCTGGTATTCGCGGTCTTCGTCGTAACTGCGCTCGTGCTGGTGCAGGCGAGCCAGCTCCTGCACGCTGCCGTCGTGCTCCTGGTACAGGCCCAACTCCCGCTGCTGTTCCTGCTGATGCCCGTACGCTTCCCGGCTGAACGTCCGCAGGTCCGCCAGCTCGTCCTTCTGCAAGGTGCGGGACGTGGCCGCCACGACATGGATGTGATCGTGCTGGCCCTGATCCGTATGGCTCACCGCCACCCAGTCGCGCACCTGGTTGCCCTGGGCCTCGATGCGGGCCATCACCTCGGCCGTCCACGCCTGTCGGCGCTGTTCGTCCAGGTCCGCGTGCC
Above is a genomic segment from Deinococcus radiopugnans ATCC 19172 containing:
- a CDS encoding peroxiredoxin family protein, which produces MSQPTKTPRQIKFKVPPLLGSVLTRLFTAATVKAGAVIPPASALNLTRRTLLYFKSVGCVGCDELDMFIGRLASTSGLDLRVIDARRSEMPEHAYGDQLLLDKDGSIGRAYGVRMFPTLVLTTPAGEIEKVMAGASSREEEIRAGLGLN
- a CDS encoding antitoxin VbhA family protein, with translation MSGVHDPRRSPHAVQEAEAREQRRRIVRAVAHSSAMEGLPLDAATRALFERYVDGLMTTAQMREAVLQQHRAQKVSG